From the genome of Naumannella halotolerans, one region includes:
- a CDS encoding histidine phosphatase family protein: protein MAEIYLLRHGETEWSREGRHTSFTDLPLTPAGEVQAGALVDRLSGIDFDQVLVSPRLRARRTAELAGLTGTVSEDLVEWDYGDYEGITSAQIHVHDPGWVIWTGRTPGGETPEQVRIRCRRLIEQVESLGAQRVALVAHGHILRALTLVWLDLDFADGEKFPLDTGAISVLGHNRGELAMLRWNS from the coding sequence ATGGCGGAGATCTATCTGCTGCGGCACGGTGAGACCGAGTGGAGCCGCGAGGGTCGACACACCTCGTTCACCGATCTGCCGTTGACCCCGGCCGGGGAGGTGCAGGCCGGTGCACTGGTGGACAGGCTTTCCGGCATCGACTTCGACCAGGTGCTGGTCTCGCCACGCCTGCGCGCCCGTCGTACCGCCGAACTGGCCGGACTGACCGGCACGGTGAGTGAGGACCTGGTCGAGTGGGACTACGGCGACTACGAGGGCATCACCAGCGCACAGATCCACGTCCACGACCCCGGCTGGGTGATCTGGACCGGTCGTACCCCCGGTGGCGAGACGCCGGAGCAGGTACGTATCCGCTGCCGCAGGCTGATCGAGCAGGTGGAGTCCTTGGGGGCACAGCGGGTGGCGCTGGTCGCCCACGGCCACATCCTGCGGGCGTTGACCCTGGTCTGGCTGGATCTGGACTTCGCCGACGGGGAGAAGTTCCCGCTGGACACCGGTGCGATCAGCGTGCTCGGGCACAATCGCGGCGAATTGGCCATGCTGCGATGGAACAGCTGA
- a CDS encoding zinc ribbon domain-containing protein, producing the protein MHGGSDIKADPVDQRRLLDLQAVDTETARLQHRRRSLPEHVDIAQGKQQRLAVMEELVENETLVSDLERAQRKAEADLEPVRQRRVRDQERIDGGAVTDPKQLSALIDEVEHLGRRIGELEDAELELMGELEEAQAVVQRLSAKKAELETQLRSWMASRDKQVASLDTELKAQAEEREGLLAVLPPDLVASYEKVRNSHDGFGAAVLQHGRCSGCRLDANAADLRAYAAAPADQVIRCEECGRILVRTENSGL; encoded by the coding sequence ATGCATGGAGGTAGTGACATCAAAGCCGATCCCGTCGACCAGCGTCGACTGCTCGACCTGCAGGCCGTCGACACCGAGACCGCCCGATTGCAGCATCGGCGGCGGTCCCTGCCCGAGCATGTCGACATCGCCCAGGGCAAACAGCAGCGCCTGGCGGTGATGGAGGAACTGGTCGAGAACGAGACCTTGGTCTCCGACCTCGAACGGGCCCAGCGCAAGGCCGAGGCCGATCTGGAGCCGGTACGCCAACGGCGGGTACGCGATCAGGAGCGGATCGACGGCGGAGCGGTGACCGACCCGAAACAACTCTCGGCACTGATCGACGAGGTCGAACACCTCGGTCGGCGGATCGGTGAGTTGGAGGATGCCGAACTCGAGTTGATGGGTGAGCTGGAGGAGGCGCAGGCGGTGGTCCAGCGACTGTCGGCGAAGAAGGCCGAGCTGGAGACCCAGTTGCGTTCCTGGATGGCCAGCCGGGACAAGCAGGTGGCTTCGCTGGACACCGAGCTCAAGGCCCAGGCCGAGGAGCGCGAGGGACTGCTCGCGGTACTGCCGCCGGACCTGGTCGCCAGCTACGAGAAGGTACGCAACAGCCATGACGGTTTCGGTGCCGCCGTCCTGCAGCACGGTCGCTGCAGTGGTTGTCGGCTGGATGCCAATGCTGCCGATCTTCGTGCCTATGCCGCCGCGCCGGCCGATCAGGTGATTCGCTGTGAGGAGTGCGGGCGGATCCTCGTCCGGACCGAGAACTCCGGACTCTGA
- a CDS encoding NAD(+) synthase — MDFHAASAHGFARVAACATPTAIADPDTNAEMIISQARLCHDQGAVLAVFPELSLTGYAIDDLHLQDAVLQAAERGLQTITEASRDLRPLLVVGAPLRHGNRLFNCAVVIHRGKLLGAVPKSYLPNYREFYEKRHFALGDNQRGGTIMINGIGVPFGVDLLFRATDIDGFVLGIEICEDMWVPVPPSSMAALAGATILANLSGSPITVGRARDRHLLCEAQSSRSLAAYLYAATGQGESTTDLSWDGMTMVYECGTLLGETDRFPDGPRRTVVDVDLDRIRQDRIRDGSIGDNARTFAADVADGGYRWIDFPAEPAAGTSDLLRKLDRFPFVPDDPDLLAQDCFEAYNIQVSALIQRLSAIGQPKIVIGVSGGLDSTHALVVAARAMDQLQRPRTDILAYTMPGFATSDETKHNAIALSHALGVEFNELDIRPAAEQMLADLDHPYAEGEPVYDTTFENVQAGLRYDYLFRIANHRGGIVLGTGDMSELALGWCTYGVGDHMSHYGVNSGVPKTMIQHLIRWVVDHDLFGAETGAILTSILDTEISPELVPGETPQSTEAAIGPYALQDFTLYHVLRYGFLPSKIAFLAAHAWSDASTGQWPPNFPEAKKVAYDLATIRHWLEVFLTRFFAFSQFKRSALPNGPKVVAGGSVSPRGDWRAPSDGNAKVWLADLQNVPES, encoded by the coding sequence ATGGACTTCCACGCGGCCAGCGCCCATGGCTTCGCCCGAGTGGCGGCCTGTGCCACACCGACGGCGATCGCCGACCCGGACACGAACGCCGAGATGATCATCTCCCAGGCGCGGTTGTGCCACGACCAGGGGGCAGTGCTCGCAGTCTTCCCGGAGCTGTCGCTGACCGGGTACGCGATCGATGACCTGCACCTGCAGGATGCGGTCCTGCAGGCAGCCGAGCGAGGTCTGCAGACGATCACCGAGGCGAGCCGCGACCTGCGTCCGCTGCTGGTGGTCGGCGCCCCACTGCGCCACGGGAACCGGTTGTTCAACTGTGCGGTGGTGATCCATCGGGGCAAGCTGCTCGGGGCGGTACCGAAGTCCTATCTGCCGAACTACCGCGAGTTCTACGAGAAGCGGCATTTCGCGCTCGGCGACAACCAGCGCGGCGGCACGATCATGATCAACGGAATCGGTGTCCCGTTCGGTGTCGACCTGTTGTTCCGGGCCACCGACATCGACGGGTTCGTGCTGGGCATCGAGATCTGCGAGGACATGTGGGTGCCAGTGCCGCCGTCGTCGATGGCGGCGCTGGCCGGGGCGACGATCCTGGCGAACCTGTCCGGCAGCCCGATCACCGTCGGCCGGGCCCGGGACCGGCACCTGTTGTGCGAGGCACAGTCCTCCCGCAGCCTGGCGGCCTACCTGTATGCCGCGACCGGTCAGGGGGAGTCGACGACCGACCTGTCCTGGGACGGGATGACCATGGTCTACGAATGCGGCACCCTGCTGGGCGAGACCGACCGATTCCCCGACGGCCCGCGGCGGACCGTGGTCGATGTCGATCTTGACCGGATCCGGCAGGACCGGATCCGCGATGGCTCCATCGGCGACAACGCCCGCACCTTCGCAGCCGATGTTGCCGACGGCGGCTACCGCTGGATCGACTTCCCCGCCGAGCCGGCGGCCGGCACCAGCGACCTGTTGCGGAAGCTTGATCGTTTCCCGTTCGTACCCGATGATCCGGACCTGCTGGCCCAGGACTGTTTCGAGGCCTACAACATCCAGGTCTCGGCGCTGATCCAGCGGCTCAGTGCGATCGGCCAGCCGAAGATCGTGATCGGCGTCTCCGGCGGCCTGGACTCCACCCATGCGCTCGTGGTGGCCGCTCGGGCGATGGACCAGTTGCAGCGCCCGCGTACCGACATCCTCGCCTACACGATGCCCGGTTTCGCGACCAGCGACGAGACCAAGCACAATGCGATCGCGTTGTCCCACGCCCTGGGGGTGGAGTTCAACGAACTGGACATCCGGCCCGCAGCCGAGCAGATGCTGGCCGATCTCGATCATCCCTATGCCGAGGGCGAACCGGTCTACGACACGACCTTCGAGAACGTGCAGGCCGGGCTCCGTTACGACTACCTGTTCCGGATCGCCAACCATCGCGGCGGGATCGTGCTCGGGACCGGTGACATGTCGGAACTGGCGCTGGGCTGGTGCACCTACGGCGTGGGTGATCACATGTCGCACTACGGGGTGAACTCCGGGGTGCCGAAGACGATGATCCAGCACCTGATCCGCTGGGTCGTCGATCATGACCTGTTCGGGGCCGAGACCGGTGCCATCCTCACCTCGATCCTGGACACCGAGATCAGCCCGGAGCTCGTACCGGGGGAGACGCCGCAGTCGACCGAGGCCGCGATCGGCCCGTACGCCTTGCAGGACTTCACCCTCTACCACGTACTGCGGTACGGGTTCCTGCCGTCGAAGATCGCCTTCCTGGCCGCACATGCCTGGTCCGATGCAAGCACCGGACAGTGGCCGCCGAACTTTCCCGAGGCGAAGAAGGTGGCCTACGACCTGGCGACCATCCGGCATTGGCTGGAGGTCTTCCTCACCCGGTTCTTCGCGTTCAGCCAGTTCAAGCGGTCGGCCCTGCCGAATGGCCCGAAGGTGGTTGCCGGAGGCTCGGTGTCGCCGCGTGGCGACTGGCGGGCCCCGTCGGACGGCAATGCCAAGGTGTGGTTGGCTGATCTGCAGAACGTGCCGGAATCCTGA
- a CDS encoding aminopeptidase P family protein — protein MNDQEQTDQPNRTPRFSDAFKAFIPTGWADYDSSSITPLPASEFTPARRVRVSELFTGDRLVIPAGPLKVRANDTDFRFRPHSAFAWLTGLGADREPDAVLVLEPVGDGHEPTLYFKPRAPRDSEEFYADARYGEMWVGQRESLTEMGTITGLPTAPIDDLAHALEKNADTVTIRVLREADPAITALVDELRARADRNGAAEIDEELLVALSELRLIKDEFERDQLRRACAETATGFTAVVGDLPDAVRRGRGERWVEGVFGLHARHAGNDVGYGTIAAAGDHANTLHWIRNDGDLRPGDLLLLDAGVELDSLYTADVTRTLPVGGTFSAAQRQVYDAVLEAQQAGIDAARPGAKFSDVHAASIAVVAKYLAEWGLLPVSAEESLDPHTGGQHRRWMVHGTSHHLGIDVHDCAQARNENYREGVLEPGMIITVEPGIYLRANDLLVPPELRGIGVRIEDDILITADGNENLSAALPRSAEEVEAWMAPLLAQSKDPA, from the coding sequence ATGAACGACCAGGAACAGACAGATCAGCCGAACCGGACGCCTCGGTTCTCCGATGCGTTCAAGGCCTTCATCCCCACCGGCTGGGCCGACTACGACTCCTCGTCGATCACCCCACTGCCTGCCTCGGAGTTCACCCCGGCCCGGCGGGTACGGGTCTCCGAGCTCTTCACCGGTGACCGGCTGGTGATCCCGGCAGGCCCGTTGAAGGTCCGTGCCAATGACACCGACTTCCGGTTCCGCCCGCACTCGGCCTTCGCCTGGCTCACCGGCCTGGGGGCGGACCGGGAACCCGACGCGGTGCTCGTGCTGGAGCCGGTCGGCGACGGTCACGAGCCCACGCTCTACTTCAAGCCTCGGGCCCCGCGCGATTCCGAGGAGTTCTACGCCGACGCCCGGTATGGCGAGATGTGGGTCGGCCAGCGGGAGTCGTTGACCGAGATGGGCACGATCACCGGGTTGCCGACCGCGCCGATCGACGATCTCGCCCACGCGCTGGAGAAGAACGCCGACACCGTCACCATCCGGGTGCTGCGGGAGGCGGATCCGGCCATCACCGCACTGGTCGACGAACTGCGGGCCAGGGCCGACCGCAACGGCGCCGCCGAGATCGACGAGGAGTTGCTGGTCGCACTGTCGGAGTTGCGGCTGATCAAGGACGAGTTCGAGCGCGACCAGCTGCGCCGGGCCTGCGCCGAGACCGCGACCGGGTTCACCGCGGTGGTCGGCGACCTGCCCGATGCCGTGCGCCGGGGCCGCGGCGAACGCTGGGTCGAAGGCGTCTTCGGTCTCCACGCCCGGCACGCCGGCAACGACGTCGGGTACGGGACGATCGCTGCTGCCGGTGATCACGCCAACACCCTGCACTGGATCCGCAACGACGGCGACCTGCGCCCCGGTGACCTGCTGCTACTCGATGCCGGGGTCGAGCTGGACTCCCTCTACACCGCCGATGTCACCCGTACCCTGCCGGTCGGCGGCACCTTCTCCGCAGCTCAACGCCAGGTCTACGACGCGGTCCTGGAGGCGCAGCAGGCGGGGATCGACGCCGCCCGGCCGGGCGCGAAGTTCTCCGATGTGCATGCCGCCTCGATCGCGGTGGTGGCGAAGTACCTGGCCGAATGGGGTCTGCTGCCGGTCAGCGCCGAGGAATCCCTGGATCCGCACACCGGTGGCCAGCATCGCCGCTGGATGGTGCACGGCACCTCACATCACCTGGGCATCGATGTCCACGACTGCGCCCAGGCCCGGAACGAGAACTATCGCGAGGGCGTCCTGGAGCCGGGCATGATCATCACCGTGGAACCGGGGATCTACCTGCGGGCGAACGACCTGCTGGTACCGCCGGAACTGCGTGGGATCGGGGTACGGATCGAGGACGACATCCTGATCACCGCCGACGGCAACGAGAATCTCTCCGCGGCTCTGCCGCGGAGCGCCGAGGAGGTCGAGGCCTGGATGGCGCCCCTGCTGGCACAGTCGAAGGACCCTGCCTGA
- a CDS encoding magnesium transporter MgtE N-terminal domain-containing protein: MSMTTSVFISRLRGLPVVDPDGDQLGKVRDVVIQFGRVGTPPRVRGLVVELFARQQIFISIARISAFDPAQVATSGVINTRRFQRRNSETLVVDDLFDSDVRWRGKDGRYRIFDVAMKMLRNREWALSEIALVDLSRPRRLGRRQHVVIADWSEIVDLGRGEQATDQLLAELQDMHAADVARTLHDLDPQRRAEVVASLDDERLASALEELPEDEQVQLISLLDAERASDILVEMNPDDAADLIKELAPDIAEQLLARMEDQDAEGIRQLMTYADETAGGMMTTEPVILSPDDTVADALARVRNEELTPALAGMVYICRPPMEVPTGRFIGGVHIQRLLREPPSTLVSELIATDLEPLETEYPLARVSRYFATYNLVNAPVVDEHKRLLGAVTVDDVIDHMLPEDWRGRGMDGFDPETDDRQAEVSEDLANDRDEWQRSGGER, translated from the coding sequence GTGAGCATGACGACCTCGGTATTCATCTCCCGCCTGCGCGGGCTGCCCGTCGTCGACCCCGACGGTGACCAGTTGGGGAAGGTCCGCGATGTGGTGATCCAGTTCGGCCGCGTCGGGACTCCCCCACGGGTCCGCGGCCTGGTGGTGGAACTGTTCGCCCGGCAGCAGATCTTCATCTCGATCGCGCGGATCTCGGCATTCGACCCGGCTCAGGTGGCCACCAGCGGTGTCATCAACACCCGCCGCTTCCAGCGACGCAACAGCGAGACCCTGGTGGTCGACGACCTGTTCGACTCCGATGTCCGATGGCGTGGCAAGGACGGCCGTTACCGGATCTTCGACGTCGCGATGAAGATGCTGCGCAACCGCGAGTGGGCACTGTCGGAGATCGCGCTGGTCGACCTGTCCCGGCCCCGCAGGTTGGGACGTCGCCAGCACGTGGTGATCGCGGACTGGAGTGAGATCGTCGACCTGGGCCGGGGTGAGCAGGCGACCGACCAGTTGTTGGCCGAACTGCAGGACATGCACGCCGCCGATGTCGCCCGTACCCTGCACGACCTGGACCCGCAGCGGCGGGCCGAGGTGGTCGCCTCCCTGGACGACGAGCGGCTGGCCTCGGCACTGGAGGAGTTGCCCGAGGACGAGCAGGTGCAGTTGATCTCGTTGCTCGATGCCGAGCGTGCCAGCGACATCCTGGTCGAGATGAACCCCGACGATGCCGCCGACCTGATCAAGGAACTGGCGCCCGACATCGCCGAGCAGTTGCTCGCCCGGATGGAGGACCAGGACGCCGAGGGCATCCGGCAGTTGATGACCTATGCCGACGAGACCGCCGGCGGCATGATGACCACCGAACCGGTGATCCTCTCCCCCGACGACACGGTCGCCGATGCCCTGGCGCGGGTACGCAATGAGGAGCTGACACCGGCGCTGGCCGGCATGGTCTACATCTGCCGGCCGCCGATGGAGGTGCCCACCGGGCGGTTCATCGGCGGCGTGCACATCCAGCGGCTGCTCCGCGAACCTCCCTCGACCCTGGTCTCGGAGTTGATCGCCACCGACCTGGAGCCGTTGGAGACCGAGTATCCGTTGGCCCGGGTCAGCCGCTACTTCGCCACCTACAACCTGGTGAACGCGCCGGTGGTCGACGAGCACAAACGGCTGCTCGGCGCGGTCACGGTCGATGATGTGATCGACCACATGCTGCCCGAGGACTGGCGCGGCCGCGGGATGGACGGTTTCGACCCGGAGACCGACGACCGACAGGCCGAGGTGAGCGAGGACCTGGCGAACGACCGGGACGAGTGGCAGCGCAGCGGAGGTGAGCGATGA
- a CDS encoding general stress protein translates to MSMNQPGKLGSLFELEFPQSVGVYDKYEQAQKAVDFLADKKFAVQNLAIVGTELRSIERVLGRKSWGSVIQQGILSGISTGLLVGLVMVIFGEPAQLLAILLTALGIGIVIGLIFAVITYAMSGGQRDFNSVSQIVATKYEVLSEHKVAQQARDLLAELPGERARMFE, encoded by the coding sequence ATGTCGATGAATCAGCCGGGAAAGCTCGGTTCCCTGTTCGAGTTGGAGTTCCCCCAGTCGGTCGGTGTCTACGACAAGTACGAGCAGGCGCAGAAGGCCGTCGACTTCCTCGCCGACAAGAAGTTCGCGGTCCAGAACCTCGCGATCGTCGGCACCGAACTGCGGTCGATCGAACGGGTGCTCGGCCGCAAGAGCTGGGGGTCGGTGATCCAGCAGGGAATCCTCAGCGGCATCAGCACCGGTCTGCTGGTCGGCCTGGTGATGGTCATCTTCGGTGAACCGGCGCAGCTGCTGGCGATCCTGCTGACCGCACTGGGGATCGGCATCGTGATCGGGCTGATCTTCGCCGTGATCACCTATGCCATGAGCGGCGGCCAGCGGGACTTCAACTCGGTCAGCCAGATCGTCGCCACCAAGTACGAGGTGCTGAGTGAGCACAAGGTGGCCCAGCAGGCCCGTGACCTGCTGGCCGAACTGCCCGGAGAACGCGCCCGCATGTTCGAGTGA
- a CDS encoding RNB domain-containing ribonuclease: MPTRAFALTDDAPAELTEGLSRLQEEVGLSEDFSEAAEEEAFATCGEPRLPAADLTAIDFFAIDPPGARDIDQIMELSRDGSGYLVRYAIADLTAFLTPGGPIDQEAHQRGQTFYAPNRRFPLHPPVLSEGAASLHAGQTRPAYVWQMRLGRDGEVIDVDLGRAIVRSRAQLTYAQAQEQLDSKRADPQLELLREIGTKRLGVEIARGGVSLNLPAQEVEVVDDEWRLVFRAAREVEDWNAQISLLTGICAANIMLDAKVGIVRTLPAATAQATDRLRVIAEALGQSWPRDLGYPDFVRSIDPTTPRGVAMMYACTALFRGADYAAFDGELPEETEHAALATPYAHTTAPLRRLVDRYSLACCTAIVAGEEVPDWVRQALPDLPAEMKASSQRASRFERGILDLVEALALSPHVGQQFEGTVVEVDPDKPERGGLLLDALAVEAPVSGPGLVAGERVKATLEMADVVEGKVRFTV; this comes from the coding sequence ATGCCGACCCGTGCCTTTGCCCTGACCGACGATGCCCCGGCCGAACTCACCGAGGGTCTGAGTCGGCTGCAGGAGGAGGTGGGACTCAGCGAGGATTTCAGCGAGGCCGCCGAGGAGGAGGCCTTCGCCACCTGCGGTGAGCCGCGGTTGCCGGCGGCGGATCTGACCGCCATCGACTTCTTCGCCATCGACCCGCCCGGCGCCCGTGACATCGACCAGATCATGGAGTTGTCCCGGGACGGCTCGGGTTATCTCGTCCGGTACGCCATCGCCGACCTCACCGCCTTCCTCACTCCCGGTGGTCCGATCGACCAGGAGGCCCACCAGCGGGGACAGACGTTCTATGCGCCGAATCGGCGGTTCCCGCTGCACCCGCCGGTGTTGTCGGAGGGCGCAGCGAGTCTGCATGCCGGACAGACCCGGCCGGCCTACGTCTGGCAGATGCGGCTGGGCAGGGACGGTGAGGTGATCGATGTCGATCTCGGCCGGGCGATCGTCCGCAGCCGCGCCCAGCTGACCTATGCCCAGGCGCAGGAGCAGTTGGACTCCAAGCGGGCCGATCCGCAGCTCGAACTGCTACGGGAGATCGGCACCAAGCGGCTCGGGGTGGAGATCGCTCGCGGCGGGGTGTCGCTGAACCTGCCCGCCCAGGAGGTCGAGGTGGTCGACGACGAATGGCGCCTGGTCTTCCGGGCCGCCCGCGAGGTGGAGGACTGGAACGCCCAGATCTCCTTGCTGACCGGGATCTGCGCGGCGAACATCATGCTGGATGCGAAGGTCGGCATCGTCCGTACCCTGCCCGCGGCCACCGCGCAGGCCACGGACCGGTTGCGGGTGATCGCCGAGGCGCTCGGACAGTCCTGGCCGCGTGACCTGGGCTACCCCGACTTCGTCCGCAGTATCGATCCGACCACCCCGCGCGGGGTGGCGATGATGTATGCCTGCACCGCGCTGTTCCGGGGTGCCGACTATGCGGCCTTCGACGGTGAACTCCCCGAGGAGACCGAGCACGCCGCACTGGCCACACCGTATGCACACACGACTGCGCCGCTGCGCCGCCTGGTGGACCGCTACAGCCTCGCCTGCTGCACCGCGATCGTCGCCGGCGAGGAGGTGCCGGACTGGGTACGCCAGGCGCTGCCCGATCTGCCGGCCGAGATGAAGGCCTCCTCCCAGCGGGCCAGCAGGTTCGAACGCGGGATCCTCGACCTGGTGGAGGCGCTGGCGCTGAGTCCGCACGTCGGACAGCAGTTCGAGGGCACCGTCGTCGAGGTCGACCCGGACAAGCCCGAACGAGGCGGCCTGCTGCTGGACGCCCTGGCGGTCGAGGCGCCGGTGAGCGGGCCCGGACTGGTGGCCGGGGAACGGGTGAAGGCCACCCTGGAAATGGCCGATGTGGTCGAGGGCAAGGTGCGGTTCACCGTCTGA